In a single window of the Melissococcus plutonius ATCC 35311 genome:
- a CDS encoding acryloyl-CoA reductase, which yields MESFTAFMVKKIDETIVGQLETISTDQLSSGDVLIQVAYSSVNYKDALATQLNGGVIKNYPMIPGIDASGIVKKSNHPQILVGQKVLVTGYGLGVWHTGGFSERIQVPGDWVIPLPKHLDLKEAMINGTAGFTAALAIDTLEKQGLVDRKDAAIFITGATGGVGSLAIAMLHKLGYTSITGITRKEEAFSILKQLGTTNCLSLASFINQGKKPLAKQAIDFAIDTTGGQITSSLLPQMSYGGSSAICGNTAGNQLDTTILPFILRGIQLLGIDSVNIDRKKRIAIWHRLATDLKIDHFSLYNEITLAQLPDTFASLQAGQHIGRTIICF from the coding sequence AGATGTCTTAATTCAAGTTGCCTATTCTTCTGTAAATTATAAAGATGCTCTAGCAACTCAGCTGAATGGTGGCGTTATTAAGAATTATCCTATGATTCCAGGCATTGATGCTAGTGGTATTGTTAAAAAATCGAATCATCCACAAATTTTAGTGGGTCAAAAGGTTTTAGTAACCGGTTATGGATTAGGTGTTTGGCATACTGGTGGTTTCTCAGAACGAATACAAGTTCCTGGAGATTGGGTAATTCCTTTACCTAAGCATTTGGATTTAAAGGAAGCTATGATCAATGGAACAGCTGGCTTTACTGCAGCATTGGCGATTGATACGCTGGAAAAACAAGGATTAGTAGACAGAAAAGACGCAGCTATTTTTATTACTGGAGCAACTGGTGGTGTAGGTAGTCTTGCTATTGCTATGCTCCACAAACTAGGCTATACTTCTATCACTGGAATTACACGTAAAGAAGAAGCATTTAGCATTTTAAAACAACTGGGCACAACGAATTGTCTTTCTTTAGCATCATTCATTAATCAAGGGAAAAAGCCCTTAGCCAAACAAGCGATTGACTTTGCTATTGATACCACTGGCGGTCAGATTACCTCCTCGCTTCTTCCACAAATGTCCTATGGCGGCAGTTCAGCTATCTGTGGCAATACAGCAGGAAATCAGTTGGATACAACTATACTCCCCTTTATTCTGCGTGGGATTCAACTATTGGGAATTGATTCAGTTAATATAGATAGAAAGAAGCGAATCGCTATTTGGCATCGACTTGCAACAGATTTAAAAATTGATCATTTTTCACTATACAATGAAATAACTTTAGCACAATTACCAGACACATTTGCCTCATTGCAAGCTGGACAACATATTGGCCGCACAATTATTTGTTTTTAG
- the coaB gene encoding phosphopantothenate--cysteine ligase, with protein sequence MKVLITAGGTSEKIDEVRAITNHSSGQLGNSLAECFLARGHEVTYIMTPFAKHPEKQTNLTLLLIETTKNLEDALKQQLQQCLFDAVIHSMAVSDFTTETALTEQRLIEGLVQQLSKHRSLLHDNLTEIIAQSIETIAKQVQIDKKIHSDTDRLVLFLKKNPKLIAMIRQLQPCAVFVGFKLLVDVSKEELIQVGLTTLEKNQCDFVLANDLTMIQGEQHQGFLIDKNKHVQIAQTKQEIAKLIVKNVEEKWRENEK encoded by the coding sequence ATGAAAGTTTTGATTACAGCTGGTGGTACATCTGAAAAGATTGATGAAGTTCGTGCAATTACGAATCATTCTTCTGGTCAGTTAGGAAATTCTCTTGCCGAGTGCTTTCTAGCAAGAGGTCATGAAGTTACCTATATTATGACGCCTTTTGCAAAACATCCTGAAAAGCAGACAAACTTAACACTTCTCTTGATTGAAACTACAAAAAATCTAGAAGACGCTTTAAAACAGCAATTACAGCAATGTCTGTTTGATGCTGTAATCCACAGTATGGCAGTTAGTGATTTTACAACAGAAACAGCACTAACAGAACAACGCCTGATTGAAGGACTTGTTCAACAACTTTCCAAACATAGATCACTACTTCATGATAACTTAACAGAAATTATTGCACAGTCGATTGAAACCATTGCTAAACAAGTCCAGATAGATAAAAAAATCCATTCAGATACGGATCGTTTGGTTCTTTTCTTAAAGAAAAATCCAAAATTAATTGCAATGATTCGCCAATTACAACCATGTGCTGTTTTTGTCGGCTTTAAATTATTGGTAGATGTATCAAAAGAAGAATTGATCCAGGTAGGCTTAACTACTTTAGAAAAAAATCAGTGTGATTTTGTATTAGCAAATGATTTAACAATGATTCAAGGAGAACAACATCAAGGCTTTTTAATCGATAAAAATAAACATGTCCAGATAGCTCAAACAAAACAGGAGATTGCTAAGCTAATTGTTAAAAATGTTGAAGAGAAATGGAGGGAAAATGAAAAATGA
- the coaC gene encoding phosphopantothenoylcysteine decarboxylase yields MKTILLGVTGSIAAYKAADIVSQLKKLNYTVEVIMTKNSTAFITPLTLQSLSKNPVHVDVMEERTPAEINHIELARRTDLFLIAPATANTIGKLANGIADDMLTTVALALKPEIPRWIAPAMNTYMYENSITQRNLGILKEAGYHEIKPKEALLACGDVGRGALAEVYEISQIIHKTLN; encoded by the coding sequence ATGAAAACTATTTTGTTAGGTGTTACAGGTAGTATAGCAGCCTATAAAGCGGCAGATATTGTCAGTCAATTAAAAAAATTAAATTATACAGTTGAAGTGATTATGACAAAAAATAGTACGGCCTTTATCACGCCTTTAACTCTACAGTCATTATCTAAAAATCCTGTGCATGTAGATGTTATGGAAGAAAGAACACCTGCTGAAATTAATCATATTGAATTAGCAAGAAGGACAGATCTTTTTTTGATTGCACCTGCTACAGCAAATACAATAGGCAAATTAGCAAATGGAATTGCCGATGATATGTTAACGACAGTTGCTTTAGCACTAAAACCAGAAATTCCTAGATGGATTGCACCTGCTATGAATACGTATATGTATGAAAATTCAATTACCCAACGAAATTTAGGCATCTTAAAAGAAGCTGGCTATCATGAAATTAAACCTAAAGAAGCGTTACTTGCCTGTGGAGATGTCGGTCGAGGGGCATTAGCTGAAGTTTATGAAATTAGTCAAATTATTCATAAAACATTAAATTAA
- a CDS encoding ECF transporter S component → MRKTQKFTLTALFLAILILLAITPLGFIPLGVINPTTMHIPVIIASIILGPKIGGMLGGTFGLISMIRATITPSPTSFVLSPFIPVIGTNHGSLKALLIVFIPRILIGVVPYFIYRWLSKLFKNKKQSISLFIAGIAGSLTNTILVMNMIYFLFADTYAQAVGKGGNVIYWTIIGTIVTSGIPEALIAGMITSAVCLILFRIMKPTAYNQL, encoded by the coding sequence ATGAGAAAGACACAAAAATTTACATTAACTGCTTTATTTTTAGCCATTTTAATTTTATTAGCGATTACGCCTTTAGGTTTTATTCCTTTAGGGGTTATTAATCCAACAACAATGCATATTCCAGTTATTATTGCCTCTATTATTTTAGGTCCTAAAATTGGTGGTATGCTAGGTGGAACATTTGGACTAATCAGCATGATACGTGCTACGATTACCCCATCGCCTACTTCATTTGTATTGAGTCCTTTTATTCCTGTTATCGGAACAAACCATGGCAGTCTGAAAGCATTATTGATTGTTTTTATTCCAAGAATTCTAATTGGTGTTGTTCCTTACTTTATTTATCGTTGGCTCTCTAAGTTATTTAAAAATAAAAAGCAATCCATTTCTTTATTTATTGCTGGTATCGCTGGTTCCCTAACAAATACGATTTTAGTAATGAATATGATTTATTTTCTATTTGCTGATACTTATGCTCAAGCAGTGGGTAAAGGTGGCAATGTTATTTACTGGACGATTATTGGAACAATCGTAACATCGGGCATTCCAGAAGCACTTATTGCAGGGATGATTACTTCAGCTGTTTGTCTAATTTTATTTCGTATAATGAAACCAACTGCCTATAATCAATTATAG